cctaggttaataggagcatgggtgtttctaccccgtgtccaatagaattcaaaactatttgtttaaaaatgataggatgaaacattgatgcttttatgcaaatagccaagcCCCACCTTGCCATATACTGCATGTACATTGTTAGGTCTACTATAACTTTCAGGTGAACTTGCTAaaacattcaaatgtattgagcacgtagtggctgcaattaataatgcaggtgaatctgacgaagagtgaggttcgtcgatgttctttgggtcatgtgcttacattccaacatgctctctcctttgggagtagttgtggcccaaTTGCTCCACCTTTTTCCGGTGCCAtttgtgaaacaatattttgataTCTTGAAACCCTATTTGTcatgctgacccaaggggttatgcaaggttgtaagtactattaaattctggatgatgcgatgtaataaagtactctTTGACCTTTATTTTTggatatttcatcatgaaactgtgtgtgctagtgagtcgatccagagactagcacggtaagcacagagatcgaaccttgtaagggggaggatcgctgcACTGAGCGGTCATTTTTCACAAACGTAGTCAATTTGCTTCAGCTAAAAACTCTTgccaaaattgttttttttctgagaattTGTGTACTTCTTGCCTATTCTTCGTACCCTCTATTTCACAGGTATCACCATGTCTGATTCAACCCGCTCCAGCAATGACTCAGAAAGAGAAGGGCAATATCTGTTTGACTCAACGCCTGAGCCCTCACCGCCTGCTTCTCCCAACGTCAATATTGAGGACTCAGATGAGGAAGTTGAAGAACCCGTGCCTCTGAAAGAGACACCCTCTCCCGGAGTTCGTCTGAAGTATGCTATAAACTCCCCACGGCcgagaagaaagaaagtggGCACGAAGCCAAAGGCCAAGAGATTCAAGGATGTGCCTGCTCCCACTGCTGAAGAGATCTTCGTTTTCTATTCTTCAGAAGACGATGTTGAAGGGGAGACCAGGATGAAGAGGAAACACCGTCTCCAGCATATCATCCACAAGCACTCCCATGTGCTCACCGCTGAGATTCGGAGAAGAACCAATGAAGCGGAGAATGCCAACATGTACTTTCTTGCTTCCAAGCTGAGAAATTTCAAGATTGCCCCGCAAGGAAGGAGGACCTCACCGTGAGGAATTTAACAGGAGAGCTCTGAAGATTATCAGAGATATAAACTGACATCTCCAAGAAGCCTAAGTCCAAGAAAGCTTCAGATGCTGAAGACAGTGACGTTTTCCTGTCTGAACCCGTAGTTGAACTGCGTGGTCCTGCCAGAGCATCTAGGCTCAGAGGTTCTTCAGTGCCTCCTCCTGTGCCTCGCAACAAGCCTAGTGAAGACACTAAGGGAAAGGCAAAGATGCCTGAGAAAAGGAAGGGCTTTGAAGACGTAGAGAAATAGTTCAAGAAGGATCTTAAGAAAGCCAAGAGGGCCTCAGTTGTTGGACCTAGTTCTTCATCAAAAGATGCTCGGATGCTGCCGCAATGGCTTCTGGAGAAATACCATATCCTCCTCAAGTCGTTCAGATCGACCCAGTTCTTCTTGCTGCCTTTAATGAACGATCGCTCCCAGAGCACCTCATGAGCCATGTTGAAGGTTTGATCGTTGCCAAGGCTCAGGCAGAAGAATGGGAGCAGAACAGAAGCTGACGTGTTGCCAGAAGGTTGGATGAAGAAGAATGTGCTGAGAAGGAACGTGTTGAGGAGAAGGCAGAAGCTGCcttgaaaggaaaggaagagaagaaagtTGCTGaactgcagaagaagaaagctgaGAAGGAAgctgaggagaagaaaagggctgacctcatcgccctgaagaaagaaaaggaaatcacTTTGAAGACTCAAGCTgagcttgagaagaagaagaaaaaggcttTGCTCGCTGAGCAGATGAAGCAAGCAGCCGAAAGTATGAAGGCTGATAAGGCTAAGAGCGATGCCAGGAAGAAAGCCGCCAAGGAGAAGTCTCCTGAAGAACAGGGTGGAAATGAAGAAGTGGACAGAGAAAAGACTGAATATGAGAAGACGAGGGATGCCGCTCATGAGATCCGTCGTGAGATTGGTCTCAAGGCCAGGAACGACCCAGCTGCCCCCTCGGATACTGAAGAAAGTCAGGATTTACCACCGGCCGTACTGCGGAAGAAGATCACAATGACTCGCTAGGCGTCAGAGATTGCTGAAGTGAAGAAGACTGCTAAGGAGTTTGGTTTGAGAATCAAAGTCCCTGCTGGAAGAAGTCCCTCCACTTCATCATCTGTGGCAGATCCTCGAAAGAAGGCTATTGACACCCTTGTGCTAGATACATCCCATGTCAAGCTTACTTCACTCCTTGAGGAACAGGAACAAGCTGCTTCATCACCAACAGTACTGTGTGAGCAAACTGCCCAGCatgaagaaggagatgaggtACTTGGGAAGCATAAGGAAGACCTCACTCATCCTGAAGAACCCCCTACCAGCAGCTCGTTGCCTCGCACTGAATCTGTGGATGCCTCTACTAAAGAAGGAAGAACTTGTGACTTCGAAGCTGAAGCCACTCGTGACTTAAATGTAAATGACGCAGAGACTGATGCAGATGCCACAGTACCTACGCCAGAAGTCCGTGTGAAGAAAGccgtgaagaagaagagtgttGCCCCGTCCGACCCAAGCTCCTCGAGTGATgaggatgaagaagaaaagaaggaagaagagaaggaagagaaaTAGAAGGAACCTGCGCAAGAGTCTGATGATCTGATAAAGATTGACCGTCTGCCAGAAGATCTGTTGAAGACTGCGTGGAAGAAGAAACGATCCGGAGTTGCTAAGGATCGTGAAGACAGGAGACTCTCGTGGATGCTTGTGAGGACTCAAGCCATGTCTGAGGACAACCGTGAGCTACTGTCTCCGAAGCCCAAGATGCCAATATCCTCTGACTGTGAGAAAGTTTACTCAAGGCCCTGAAGAACGCTGAGCTTCGCCTCGTGAGGCTGAACAATGGGCTGAAGTACAAAGAGGAGAGATCAGCTGAAGACCGGAGATTTTGGTCTTTTGAGCAGCAGGATTACTATGCACAGATTCTTCGTCCTAGGACACACTTTGCGAAGATGAAATATCTCAACGATGATTGGTTCGCTTACAATTGTCAGAGTGGTGTCATGCCTGCAGCCAATGCGCTCAATGATCTGCATCTGCTAAAGTTTGTTGAGACCTGCCAGAACTGGAATGATGAGCTGATTCTTCAGTTCTATGGTACATTTGGCAGAAAGGTCTGAAAATTTGAAGACAACTCCAAAGGCTACAACATCTATTCGATGACTGATGGTGATAAGCACAGTTACACCTCCCGGCACTTCAAGGAGTTTCTTGGTCTCGCTGAGTTCGATGGCCAGCCCAAGATCCATGAAGAATAGGCTGCCTCAGATGAAGAAATCGCTATTCTTTATGAAGAAGGATTCTAGGTTGAAGCCTGAAGTGAAGATCTTAAATGACATTCTCCGTttcactctctctcccaagCAAGGCAGCTCCAGTGAAATTGCTGGTCTTCACCGCAATCTGCTGCTTGCAGTCTACAAGGGTGAGAAGAAGGATTTTGGAGATTACATTCTTCAGACCATAACCCATGCCTCAGCCGATGGTGTGCGTGCCCTACCTTATGCACCTCAGATCATGAAGATTATCTTGCAGTTGTTACGAAAGCGTTTTGAGTTGGAGCATCAGCACAAGTACTTCTCGCTGAAGCCTCAAGACCGAGAGCCGTCTGTGCTTCCTCCTACTTCAATATCTAATCGCCCGTCCAAGGAGTCTTCA
This is a stretch of genomic DNA from Brachypodium distachyon strain Bd21 chromosome 1, Brachypodium_distachyon_v3.0, whole genome shotgun sequence. It encodes these proteins:
- the LOC104582185 gene encoding histone-lysine N-methyltransferase SETD1B-like yields the protein MKQAAESMKADKAKSDARKKAAKEKSPEEQGGNEEVDREKTEYEKTRDAAHEIRREIGLKARNDPAAPSDTEENPRKKAIDTLVLDTSHVKLTSLLEEQEQAASSPTVLCEQTAQHEEGDEVLGKHKEDLTHPEEPPTSSSLPRTESVDASTKEGRTCDFEAEATRDLNVNDAETDADATVPTPEVRVKKAVKKKSVAPSDPSSSSDEDEEEKKEEEKEEK